The sequence AAATTCCTGTAATTTTAGTAGACAACCAGTGTATGATTGTATCTAATGTTTAGTTATTAGCTAGCATGTGttgtgcataattattatagatctctaaacatactgtatagctagctgccattatagctatatacagtttAACTATTAAAGGTTGATTGATAGCTAACTGCATTCCTTGCCAAGGGAGACATTGTATATAGATATAGTTAAATTATCTTTTATAATCATTCTGTAACTATACACCATACAAGTGAGTAATTTTTAAGAATATCTAAGGCAATACTACCCATAACTATATGTAATAGCTACAAGATAACTTCACAGattatttaaaattatacaaCTCTTGCATGGTTGGATTACAGATAGGATCATGGTGAAAATGATTCATGCAACAAGAGGTAGTTGAATTGTGTAAACTACCttccatttaataataattTGATTTGGTCAGTGTTTATAAGGTATGGTTCCAATAATTTGTGTATTGCCACAAGACTTAATTGTAATGCAACTTACTACATTAATTTTCAtgtttgtaattttgtaatttttaaactTCTAGGTATTTGCAAAAATTGATCAGGAGAACACTCTCCAAAAAAGGAAAAAGAAATGTTTGAAAGGAGTTATGCATGTTGTTACCATGGTGAGAGGTTAAAaatttatgcatgtatataacTTATTATCAATAGTTGCTTAGAAACTAGCTGTTGACTTATTATAAAAGTGTCTATTTTTGCAGGAAATATTAAAGTTTGATAAAAGTAGCTACTTGTTGCAGAACAAATAGCAAATTTGCAAGATAGTCTTGATAATGAATCCTGGAACTCATTTCCTTCTACTGCTTGTTATTAGCATTGCAGTGGAAAGTCTCGAACACAATGATACATTATTGATTCAGAAGAAACTGTATACCACATCTGACTGCTATAAACGATTAGTCCTGGCGGACTGGGTATGTTtgttgtatgtagctacatcagcgtgagcgtgtgtgtgtgtgtgtgtatgtgtgtgtgtgtttgtgtgtgtgctacaTTATTGATATATGGTATGATACCTTGCATGGACACGTTAATATTTACAGGGTGGAGTAAATGTCACGAAGAATTGCAGTACAACAAATGAAACTGCAGGAATCTTTGTCAGTGAAATAATCAAAAGCTTTAGTTTAAGATGTGAATATTACACAAAAGTAAAGATTATACAACATCATTTGCAGCATCTTGTGTTTGAGAAGCAACAGATGAATTACTCACTTATGTTTCCAAAGTTAATTCATTTTTTGGAACTTTCACAGACAATAGGCAAGCTACTTCAAGATGTGGAGGTTTGTGAACACACAACACATTATAGCTATTACTATTCAATATAATTTGTTGTAGGAAATGACTTCAATTGAACAGTGTATAGAACTGAGTGCTGTAGAATATCAAAGGTTATTTTCGAATCTGTTTCATGAACACGAGGACAATATTAAGGACACTGTGATATGTGCAGCTATTGATGTGGCATTTTCTTTGCTAAAGTATGAGAATAGGGAAGATATTTATTCTACTGACCCAAGTCATCTTACTGAACTGAAAAGTTGTCCCATTGATTCAACTGTAACTCATAGTTAAAACTTGTACAATTATCAGTTTCtcttgtagctatgtacatacattataatcTTTTCTTTCATTTTAGACACTAAAGCATATTTTTAACTGCATGGTCACAATTAATTAAAACCTAAGTGCTAATCTCAGTGagtatattatactgtactgcatgtgcatgtCTCGAAAACTTATATAATTCGATATGGAATTTGAGTGTGCATAACactctgtaataaatatatggaTGATTAACAAATGGCACCGAATATTATCTTGTGTTATCAAAGATGTATGTACCTTATATGGATGATTAGTAAATGGCACCGATTATTCTTTGTGTTATTAACGAAGTAGCTACGTGTAAGTTCCGATTTTTGTCGTAGTTTTTGTGCATGAACCATGCTACGAAACTCCTGCTAGTGCGGGGTTCGCTCAGGCTTGCCCAataaagtagaaataaagtgagaTGATCACTTGTGATaacagtggctcagtggttaaggatttggttGCTCAGTATGGATGTCCCTGGTTCGAACACTGGTCAGTAACGTTTTTTTCGACACCTTTTTTTTTACCCAGcggtgactgttccattagggtTTATACTAATTTCACAATGCTATATGTCTGCAGGTGCCCCCGCGCATATATATTGACATATTATACTACAATTGGTTTCACGAGGTTTCAAGATAGTAGCTAGAGGGCGCTTTCTACTATCTAAAGAATGATTTCTCATGATCAGTAGTCAaaagttagggttagggtttggGTGATACAGTGGTTATGGCTCTGACTCATTACGAAACGTCCTGGGATCGAGCTCAGacttttcacttttttttttcgtttttacAAGTTTTAAGTTAACCACAAAAGACATTAAGCATTGTGAAATTAGTGCTACCCGGTTTtttccttgtaactctgtagctaaCTGTCAACGCGATTTCTTTTAAATCACAAAAGATTTGAGCTATGATAGTTAAGGGTTAAGGCCACTactagaaaattcattgtttcccatttctcgcccacatgcagattctcttcccgcatggtcattcattattgctgtcaactgaacatttcaTTCATCATTTATCCTGTGATtacatagcagtaactagtttagcattcataaagcccatttagctagcttttcactgttcaggttcttagttttAATACCtttactgtattcttacctgtaagttagttatgaatttcgaaaattagttgaaatatctataatgaataatggataatgaaccgcccgctcgcatgtatttttgaggtaaatgaaatgggaaacaaggaatttacttGTAGTGGCCTAACCTATATGCATATCGATTTTTAAGGTATTCCGTTAAGTGGTTTATCctataggcgtgacaacaaagcggcctttttaatgcaaataaccgtccatagctctatgaatattaatcagatttgcaccaaacttacCCAGTCAGTGGTACGTGATTGTGCCGCAATACGCTcttaagtgtaccaaagctcaagacaaATGAGCGACACATTTGccttttataatggtttttgtaaagtgtgcgaaaagaataatctaagtcCCCCGAGCCTcctaaacgaagaaaaaaaaccaagaaattagGCTTATATTTCACGATTTCGTtaagcaatcttgctcaaatttggtatgtggggtcctgaaggtggagggtgtttgcagtataaaaatgattccaattcgagAAGGTTTGAGAAGGGAGCACGGAGCTACGTATGAGTGAAAACCGCGTTTTGtttcggtggggactattctacggaacggaacggaacggaacggaatgatggactaaaccacggaacggaacgctttctaaaattgaagcttgcaacttaccgttgctgaaacttcccttataagttagcagtggcatctccagtgggtgattaaacataagataaaaagaattaacggatcgattgtgggtttttgttggttgtcattagtaacgaagtattattgtgggatgagctgtatcagtgatgttcatccatacggaagggaactttatgtgagctgtttttcttatttagactttagaaaacagtctgggccggtctttcaagtcataagtcagtgtataaataaagcaagcaggaagatactggtaacaggaaagagccagctgaattaaaacttgaagaattttgtgcagtgtgtgaggagcaaatattttggcagaccgcaaggagggtatattctgcaaacatcactgaagtgtatgcatggagttatttatatattaacagctggtgcagtggactaatgccgttttcaatagtgagctgattttatctgttgcacaattcaaggatgtgtctgactgctagccttgaatcagccaaaactccaagatcagccaaatctctattataagccgcatgtgaaaccatgcctgtagccaccaggcaaatgtgatttggaccaggatgtgtgtgtaatttcaatgtatctagtcagacctgaaatggaacactcacattaattacataccacctaagaatcctaggatttcttaagtgtaacatttcacatgcttcacttcaaacaaaacaggttaaatttgttcgtctattttcaagtgattcccagtccagctggtccatgaaattacaatgggatcacatgtatttgttacagtgcgggctgtcctgtgttggatctactctagagttgagattacaaggtagactcactgccaatgtactgacactagtactgttgtagcatgtttaagtggaggacaaatgaaatagtaatgctagattatttatgtatacaaatttttcataatgaaattgatatcccattttgatttgtacttccactttgcaacatattcaagaacaagaagctaccacacttaatctccaaccactgtcattaattaaccaagatctcactagtctgtaattcaccctactgtagtgattttattgattcatctgtatgttttcttcattttcctttgaagttgtaccaagagttcataataaggtgaagtgtctaacttgaatgcattcaccaaacaccctgcttaaagtaacacctcggccttatttcagaacaaaggctttaccttcttcagcaacactaatcaacagttttctatcccccagtaaaggtgttgatttgatgaaaggtgaactttacgcagggtgtttgtacaggccatactgagagttagacactctctcccatacaaatcagtattacgaactcttggttgtacagtataggtaaacaaagataagtttctctcccatcttattctaggatttctattgacaaggaaaattcaattatttgtatacaggctcaaaattgagaaaatataaagaaagtgaattaatattatacagtcagtttgcttttggatatttaatgtctccaaccacaacaaaaattcgatgaatccatgcatctcatcactggtcgtctgaacattctgaaagtgatacctcactcaatcaaccatataatctgtttattagactgaataaagtcatgattacctaaacaatcaattaatgttttataattatcctattccattttcctggaggttccactgataaaatgcaatgatagcagctatccaagctgcaagttgattcagaaagcattccattctgtaaaatagaccccatccagaattcaactcagtacgcaggctgagatatctgacaatagtccactactctgttaatgaatcattgatgttcacacaatatagcctccttgaggtatctgaatgtttgctcctcacacactgcacaaaattcctttagattctgcttagactgagttgattcagcttgtcaccatacttgtttcctttgtagtgtagctatacacatactgatttagctatgctgattagaaaggctgggcctcagactgtacattctaaagtcaagtggtcattgctgacccacggcacagttgttgctctgcttgtcctgtgttTCAGAAGAAGAAATATTTTTCTTtcaccaaaaagctgcacagatcgtgctgccaccagaaactgaccaataaaatcaaaccaccaatactttgagttgatgatagactacttgaacaatgttgagagtgaatatcgtggcatacgaagaaccctacgaaccgctgcaacgaaaaatcacgtgatttcaagacatttgtattgttttctaccagaagaaagtgacaaacttggctgccacactggtgttattcatgttacacttagcctaataCATGACAATTGTTactaggtagttgattggaggatatcgatttttcgtgTTGCGGATCCTAACTACAGGGCCTgtaaaaacagggcatgtgggcacatgattttttcctactttttcaaacttccttgaCTTCATAATTTTTTACACCAATATGGCATGGCAATAAATTTTTTATCAcctagtaagcatttaattggctttatgatgtaaGTTAaaaaatgcaaatattctgttccagtactgagatatgacttttAGACTGACGGGATGCagtttgtgcccacgtgccctgtttttgcaggcctggtcacatatacaagtaAGACAACAGCAAGTAAGCAATGCACATAAATACAATGGCACCATATAAATAAATCCATCTACTACATGTAGCAATACGCAAGGACTGCAGCAGGCTAGTACTTATTAAATACATATAATGTGTGATGTAAAAGGTGCATACTTATACTACAATATATGAAAACCCTTCCCTAAGCAATGTTAAATTTCCAAGTAACCGGGGAGTGAGAGAGGAGTCAATGGTATACATTATCCACTGCCAATTTTTGAGCACATGGTGCATCTGCAAGCATTCTTATTAAGGCACAAATATTCCTATTATTGCCCACCACAATCAAACGCTGGATGCTGCTATCGTGTCCAAAATTAACTTACAGCCGCCATTTGAAGAtatttaaactccatttaatgtTACAGTCAACCAAAGTTAGTGGTCTACTTTTGCTCACTGCTTTTTCCAACCTCAGTGGTGAGCCATACGAGTGGGCAGGGGCcttgatatagccctgaccacccAATAGGTGGCtgtgtacagctccatggtattGGATAATTACCTGTGTTGTaaatttccattaattttagcaCGTTTTGTGCCCTGAATTAATGGGCCATAATTTAGTATAATTCATACCTACATTTTTTCCTTTAATTTATAAAACAGCCTCTTGGCCCCTACCACCCACCCCTTATTtagagcttgcctgatacagtttTCCTCAGTTTAAATACTATCTAAAATGACAGAAAACTTAGTTGTATAGGAAGGTAATAAATACTGAGTGAAAATTTGTATGCGTAGCTGTATataaccattggcaagctacaacaatCTGAATGCTTAATAAAATTGGTGTTTTTCGATACTTGAAAATGGGTGATAGTTATGACTGGTATTCCCAGGCACagtctaaaattaattattgtactcAAATTGAATATATACAAGtcagaattttaaaaagttttattTTACTGCACTATCCTTTAGTTAGTAGTTTACAGAGCATACAGCAATTAGCCAGAAGCTTTAAACAAGGGCTTCCAGGAGAAAGTACGAAGGCACAAAGGTATGGGTTTCTGGGGCTGCATGCAGTCCTAGCCACTGACAGATCTTTAGCAATAAATTAGCCAAACCTTTGAATAGATTCTACAGAAGCAATACTAACATGATGGTGGCTCAGTTGGTTTCTCAAATGATTTATTCTTCTAGAATCATTACATACTTTATAGAGTAGTAAAGTAAATTTACGCTATACAATATACTTAAACAAAGTTATTCATTTGCTTCCTGGcatatgttatgatgttaacatgtagctactgtatactcATACAGTAAAATGACTACAGGCACTCTatgatttagttttagtatGACTATAGCAGCGCTGGACTATaggcattaattttattataaatATATGGGTGTTCAAAGCATTAAGTGtaattttaccacaggaagaatagtTGTTATGAACCATGTTGAAAAATTCTTGCAtgaacatactctaataaaacagtcaagcaaACAACTCAAACAGCAGCCAAGATGATAAAATTACCATAAATGTGCaggctgtatatatatacaatacagtTGCTGACAAGCCAAAAGTTTGTATCTACATGTATATTAGTCAAAAACACTGTTAACTAGTGAACATATTTACAAGCATAACAAGCTATATGTTTGAGCATGTACTGCAGGCCAGCACAATGTAGGTAGCCTAATAGGCTACTTATGATGTAGTAAAGTGGAAAATAATAAAATGtattatgtacaatatttaAAAGAGCTAAGCTATCCCCTTTATGTATACCACTAACTGCTGTTTTCTATTACTGTCGCATAAacaatttgtgactgaatttgacaaaacaaggcttcgacgcacaaagctttgttaggagatatggcgattttaattaatcattgtgtaataacttcccagcgcctacagctgtgcaaacaaaatttgcaccaattgttcatctgttcactagctatcactgagtgggtgtatacatttctgataccaaAAATTTGccgttttgagcagcttttttcgagcgggtaataatatcacaggcggtagtaatagggtgggagggtgggggtggacggtgctcttaatataggggtataaaatgaagtaagaagacgattggaatccagaggccaagtttgggctctccatggccctccatggccctcaaattactccaaattgactgagaacactattggcgagctctctgtgaagtcccagctcactacacaccattatcacaaagccatggccatttaatggtaccaatctcacactcgtggctttgacagggtcggaagaaagctgctacagaaaccagacttgtcagtgctgaaggaagtacagtgtgaaatatgatagtgtattagatcagcaatccatttctggtaaaatcgtaagtttgattttgtgtgtgtggaagccttgttatgtgaaatccggtcacattttatgatAAAAATTTGGGATAAAATTTCATGCAAAAACATTTTACACTAAACGAATTTATTTTATGTGAATGCTGTATTTTGCAGCACTGATAGCTAACAGTGGTAAGAAAGGTATTGCAATGTTTGGCTGTCCTAGCTGAACGTGCTATCACTTGTTGTGCACCTCTTTATGAGGCCATATAAACTtgtttaggcccctatttggtgattattagtttctcatccaccgcccgcatccttcttaagctactgcatggtaagccattatttactctgcgcatgctcagaagaacacgtgataccaaactgttatattttttgttgatgaacgctacaatgcgctatatatcaccagggttgttttccttagcaaattgctgcagtgccagttgcaatcatgctctatcgacttcatcaaagcaggctttcagttgaccgtcgaaaaacagttggcaatTACGAAAactagaatcagctggtgaaggaaatgtttgtagtaagaaagaaagacaatttggacaaggtctgtacatcagtgtgttaatattataaaataatggcataatggtaataccctcccgcccgcatcataacaattagaaaggctggatgagaaactaataatcatctAATAGGGGCCTTATATATTAGTTTTCTTCCTCcaatactcaaaatagcagtgcaggAAGGTAGATTCTCATTAAATTAGCTGGATAGAtgaattacatacagtagttagAAAGTAGGGGTCTTGGGCTACAGGGATACAGTGTAACTTTAAAGATGCTATGAATTAGTTTTCACTAGAAATAATACTTTAGTTGCAACACACAGCATTAAGGCATCAGTAGAAAAAGAGGACAGGTGCCATTTGAAGTTTCTTTTATTTCTCATAAATAAAACAGCTTGTTTATGTACTTGAATAAATAAAATGTGAACGGATTTCATATAGCTAACAAGGCcttcacacacacaaaatcaaacttacgtttttacgagaaatggattgctggtctaatacacccTACCATAtaccacactgtacttccttcagcactggcaagtctggtttctgtagcagctttcttccgatcctgtcaaagccatgagtgggagattggcgccattaaatggccatggctttgtgataatagctgggacttcacagagagctcgccaatagtgttctcagtcaatttggagtgatttgagggccatggagagcccaaacttggcctctggattccaatcgtcttcttacttcattttatacccctatattaagcccactcaccaccccccaccctcacaccctattactaccaccctcccaccctattactaccaccctattaTTACCAcctgtgatcaagacacacgatagtgtgtcgtgcggcccaagaagccggcgcgccacaccgtgagtatattaacaggaagaaagaaaatgcaatttgcacacctatgtagctctgtgatcccttatccgattggaaccaaatttgctagagatatgccgcccagttaggggagtctacataccaaatttgaagaaaatcgctacagccatttctgagatacgagcgaacaaactttcgttttaatttcttcgtttttttcttcttcatttcgcacacttcgcaaaatccgccataaaacacaaatccgtgctcggatcgggctgaaatttggcacccttaaagggctcattacggcggatttgtgtaccaactttggtaggaatccgatgaacattcacggagttatgacagattatttgcgtaaaataaggtcgaaggtctgtcacgcctacagggtaaaccccttggaggaatcagttgaaaattgatatgtagatggagcaaccatcgtaggagtgcctttttgtggtttgaaaggaatcggaataaagaccatggagatatgacacaaaacccaacctgtgtcaaaattacgcgatcgatttttatgaataaaaaaactattagttttcgtgtctaccaggcaaaccgcttagagcaacgagctgaaaatcagtatgtagctggaataatcatcatggaaagttcttgcagtagtacagaagaatcggattacaaatcactgagttatgattcgaaaggcaactatgtgcagcaaatgcgagatcgagatactctaatagaacagtcaccctaataaagcattcagctgcatgtataatttactcagttatattacattgcaagttattctgtagggaattcagctacaaacaagtcaccctgtagttagatcagctagaagaaggtacctaatagagagttcagctacaaagaagctatcatgtagagagttcagctga comes from Dysidea avara chromosome 4, odDysAvar1.4, whole genome shotgun sequence and encodes:
- the LOC136253136 gene encoding uncharacterized protein is translated as MNPGTHFLLLLVISIAVESLEHNDTLLIQKKLYTTSDCYKRLVLADWGGVNVTKNCSTTNETAGIFVSEIIKSFSLRCEYYTKVKIIQHHLQHLVFEKQQMNYSLMFPKLIHFLELSQTIGKLLQDVEEMTSIEQCIELSAVEYQRLFSNLFHEHEDNIKDTVICAAIDVAFSLLKYENREDIYSTDPSHLTELKSCPIDSTVTHS